In Daphnia pulicaria isolate SC F1-1A chromosome 5, SC_F0-13Bv2, whole genome shotgun sequence, a single genomic region encodes these proteins:
- the LOC124340904 gene encoding proton channel OtopLc-like isoform X2: MFQQETKFQNSPAVLSTRPSVNSEKRRATALINMSQPCLSLPSWQTRDRFVEEDETMASVEQSEKEPLTVGEIVRTIGYETLCRKDSGIGVANVLNQQTMPTTPTDDYSSPDCDLGFRNTNWMPGDMTPSSAPNSPKVTLVSKKNLPSSGWMAQIDASDEIKQKREEANKTRLSSAFKTTFLHIPSQYERRSMTREGTPSAMSTCTTKMNVAVVPDVLSKRWRKRGNDSFLAVISALYAKFLIVMGLAFPMTEVISNHVTSSSYLGFYLYLYFGCIAYFLYVFITMLRNKASNNRNLCQNWQGCGPKQSMVDFKQTDDFLDEVASQSRAYSDPAGNKPTHHGSFYLRIGAVSFGVGSMIYSGLEFAQYFEIDAGSYCYNILMAVTPATRMVFTFIQMYFIFLNAKMAFCKPKAIAYFGLMHMVATNLCVWLNVIIEETKHEILQFHHHNVSGHGGGGHGPSVPRTTTATSIEEAHAEALVDPQDILHSNQAILLDECKRSEVMGHLVQDASPLLFPCAIEYSLICAAILYVMWKNVAAGRYDDDRRSSNSPTIARRSRHHYSVDCAKANKGLFAGIFVLVLTIISLILFFALINNPEYRAMAIMEVGAARFVLFCMAFLATIIGIVQVRELRYDSSRHFDLDDVLLIFGQIGLMAYNIFTVIAGYYTINEDEDSALVLLSALAALFQAVTQTIFILDASRRNTYSADQQNRKPGREVVTFLLVCNFAMWTVNTLEKSRADVNPVQLQFYGLWPWIIIMNVCMPLTIFYRFHSTVVLCEIWKRCYKAKPDYM, encoded by the exons ATGTTCCAACAAGAaacgaaatttcaaaacagTCCAGCCGTATTATCCACTCGGCCATCCGTAAACAGTGAAAAGAGGAGAGCAACGGCTCTAATCAACATGTCGCAGCCTTGTCTATC TCTACCCTCGTGGCAAACACGGGATCGTTTCGTGGAAGAGGATGAAACAATGGCCAGCGTTGAACAGTCAGAGAAAGAGCCGCTCACCGTTGGCGAAATCGTCAGAACTATTGGCTACGAAACGTTGTGCCGGAAGGATTCCGGCATCGGAGTAGCAAACGTACTGAATCAGCAGACGATGCCGACTACCCCGACTGACGACTACTCCTCGCCCGATTGCGATTTGGGTTTCCGGAACACCAACTGGATGCCAGGAGACATGACGCCGTCGTCCGCACCGAATTCTCCAAAAGTGACTCTGGtctcgaaaaaaaatcttccgtCGTCCGGCTGGATGGCTCAAATCGACGCAAGCGATGAGAtcaagcagaaaagagaagaagcaaACAAAACTCGGCTCTCGTCTGCCTTTAAGACCACATTCCTCCACATCCCCAGTCAATACGAAAG GCGTTCCATGACGAGAGAAGGTACTCCATCTGCAATGTCCACATGCACAACAAAAATGAACGTGGCCGTCGTGCCAGACGTGTTGTCCAAACGGTGGAGGAAACGTGGCAA CGACAGTTTTCTGGCCGTAATTAGTGCGCTCTATGCAAAGTTTTTGATTGTTATGGGGCTGGCTTTCCCGATGACGGAAGTCATATCCAACCACGTGACTTCGTCTTCCTACTTG GGTTTCTACTTGTATCTCTACTTTGGTTGCATCGCTTATTTTCTCTACGTATTTATCACGATGCTCCGGAACAAAGCTTCCAATAATCGGAATCTATGTCAGAATTGGCAAG GTTGCGGGCCGAAGCAGTCTATGGTGGATTTCAAACAGACTGACGACTTTCTGGATGAGGTGGCTAGCCAATCACGAGCCTACAGCGACCCTGCCGGGAATAAGCCAACTCATCACGGTTCGTTCTACCTAAGAATTGGAGCCGTCT CATTTGGCGTGGGTTCAATGATCTATTCCGGTCTCGAATTCGCTCAGTACTTTGAGATCGATGCCGGCAGCTACTGTTACAACATTCTGATGGCCGTCACGCCAGCCACTCGAATGGTATTCACCTTCATACAAATGTACTTCATCTTTCTAAACGCAAAG ATGGCATTTTGTAAACCCAAAGCCATTGCTTACTTTGGCTTAATGCACATGGTGGCTACGAATCTCTGTGTTTGGCTTAACGTCATCATCGAGGAAACCAAGCACGAAATCTTACAGTTCCACCACCACAATGTATCTGGTC ATGGTGGCGGTGGGCACGGACCAAGCGTTCCGCGAACTACGACTGCCACATCGATTGAGGAAGCGCACGCCGAAGCTTTGGTCGATCCCCAAGATATATTGCATAGCAACCAAGCGATTTTACTGGACGAATGCAAGAGAAGTGAAGTCATGGGACATCTTGTCCAAGACGCCAGCCCGCTACTCTTTCCCTGCGCCATCGAGTACTCGCTCATCTGTGCGGCTATTCTCTACGTCATGTGGAAGAACGTGGCGGCAGGTAGATATGATGACGATCGACGCTCGTCTAATTCACCGACTATCGCCCGTCGATCGCGCCATCACTATTCAGTCGATTGCGCCAAGGCTAATAAAGGTCTTTTCGCCGGAATCTTCGTACTAGTTCTCACCATTATTagtttgattcttttcttcgcCCTCATCAATAACCCCGAATACCGAGCGATGGCAATTATGGAAGTGGGAGCGGCCCGTTTCGTCCTCTTCTGTATGGCGTTCTTGGCCACAATCATCGGGATCGTCCAG GTCCGCGAATTGCGCTACGATTCGTCTCGCCATTTTGACCTCGACGATGTCCTCCTCATTTTCGGTCAAATCGGTCTGATGGCGTACAACATATTCACCGTTATCGCAGGCTATTATACAATTAACGAGGACGAGGATAGTGCTCTAGTGCTCCTCAGTGCTCTAGCCGCTCTTTTCCAG GCTGTAACTCAAACCATTTTCATCCTGGATGCGTCCCGCCGTAACACTTACTCGGCAGATCAACAGAATCGTAAACCTGGTCGCGAAGTCGTGACATTCCTCTTG GTGTGCAATTTCGCCATGTGGACCGTCAACACCTTAGAGAAATCGCGTGCAGATGTCAACCCCGTTCAACTCCAATTCTACGGTTTATGGCCGTGGATCATCATCATGAACGTGTGCATGCCATTGACCATTTTCTATCGATTCCATTCAACCGTCGTCCTTTGCGAGATTTGGAAACGATGCTACAAAGCCAAGCCAGATTACATGTGA
- the LOC124340904 gene encoding proton channel OtopLc-like isoform X1 — MFQQETKFQNSPAVLSTRPSVNSEKRRATALINMSQPCLSSLPSWQTRDRFVEEDETMASVEQSEKEPLTVGEIVRTIGYETLCRKDSGIGVANVLNQQTMPTTPTDDYSSPDCDLGFRNTNWMPGDMTPSSAPNSPKVTLVSKKNLPSSGWMAQIDASDEIKQKREEANKTRLSSAFKTTFLHIPSQYERRSMTREGTPSAMSTCTTKMNVAVVPDVLSKRWRKRGNDSFLAVISALYAKFLIVMGLAFPMTEVISNHVTSSSYLGFYLYLYFGCIAYFLYVFITMLRNKASNNRNLCQNWQGCGPKQSMVDFKQTDDFLDEVASQSRAYSDPAGNKPTHHGSFYLRIGAVSFGVGSMIYSGLEFAQYFEIDAGSYCYNILMAVTPATRMVFTFIQMYFIFLNAKMAFCKPKAIAYFGLMHMVATNLCVWLNVIIEETKHEILQFHHHNVSGHGGGGHGPSVPRTTTATSIEEAHAEALVDPQDILHSNQAILLDECKRSEVMGHLVQDASPLLFPCAIEYSLICAAILYVMWKNVAAGRYDDDRRSSNSPTIARRSRHHYSVDCAKANKGLFAGIFVLVLTIISLILFFALINNPEYRAMAIMEVGAARFVLFCMAFLATIIGIVQVRELRYDSSRHFDLDDVLLIFGQIGLMAYNIFTVIAGYYTINEDEDSALVLLSALAALFQAVTQTIFILDASRRNTYSADQQNRKPGREVVTFLLVCNFAMWTVNTLEKSRADVNPVQLQFYGLWPWIIIMNVCMPLTIFYRFHSTVVLCEIWKRCYKAKPDYM; from the exons ATGTTCCAACAAGAaacgaaatttcaaaacagTCCAGCCGTATTATCCACTCGGCCATCCGTAAACAGTGAAAAGAGGAGAGCAACGGCTCTAATCAACATGTCGCAGCCTTGTCTATC AAGTCTACCCTCGTGGCAAACACGGGATCGTTTCGTGGAAGAGGATGAAACAATGGCCAGCGTTGAACAGTCAGAGAAAGAGCCGCTCACCGTTGGCGAAATCGTCAGAACTATTGGCTACGAAACGTTGTGCCGGAAGGATTCCGGCATCGGAGTAGCAAACGTACTGAATCAGCAGACGATGCCGACTACCCCGACTGACGACTACTCCTCGCCCGATTGCGATTTGGGTTTCCGGAACACCAACTGGATGCCAGGAGACATGACGCCGTCGTCCGCACCGAATTCTCCAAAAGTGACTCTGGtctcgaaaaaaaatcttccgtCGTCCGGCTGGATGGCTCAAATCGACGCAAGCGATGAGAtcaagcagaaaagagaagaagcaaACAAAACTCGGCTCTCGTCTGCCTTTAAGACCACATTCCTCCACATCCCCAGTCAATACGAAAG GCGTTCCATGACGAGAGAAGGTACTCCATCTGCAATGTCCACATGCACAACAAAAATGAACGTGGCCGTCGTGCCAGACGTGTTGTCCAAACGGTGGAGGAAACGTGGCAA CGACAGTTTTCTGGCCGTAATTAGTGCGCTCTATGCAAAGTTTTTGATTGTTATGGGGCTGGCTTTCCCGATGACGGAAGTCATATCCAACCACGTGACTTCGTCTTCCTACTTG GGTTTCTACTTGTATCTCTACTTTGGTTGCATCGCTTATTTTCTCTACGTATTTATCACGATGCTCCGGAACAAAGCTTCCAATAATCGGAATCTATGTCAGAATTGGCAAG GTTGCGGGCCGAAGCAGTCTATGGTGGATTTCAAACAGACTGACGACTTTCTGGATGAGGTGGCTAGCCAATCACGAGCCTACAGCGACCCTGCCGGGAATAAGCCAACTCATCACGGTTCGTTCTACCTAAGAATTGGAGCCGTCT CATTTGGCGTGGGTTCAATGATCTATTCCGGTCTCGAATTCGCTCAGTACTTTGAGATCGATGCCGGCAGCTACTGTTACAACATTCTGATGGCCGTCACGCCAGCCACTCGAATGGTATTCACCTTCATACAAATGTACTTCATCTTTCTAAACGCAAAG ATGGCATTTTGTAAACCCAAAGCCATTGCTTACTTTGGCTTAATGCACATGGTGGCTACGAATCTCTGTGTTTGGCTTAACGTCATCATCGAGGAAACCAAGCACGAAATCTTACAGTTCCACCACCACAATGTATCTGGTC ATGGTGGCGGTGGGCACGGACCAAGCGTTCCGCGAACTACGACTGCCACATCGATTGAGGAAGCGCACGCCGAAGCTTTGGTCGATCCCCAAGATATATTGCATAGCAACCAAGCGATTTTACTGGACGAATGCAAGAGAAGTGAAGTCATGGGACATCTTGTCCAAGACGCCAGCCCGCTACTCTTTCCCTGCGCCATCGAGTACTCGCTCATCTGTGCGGCTATTCTCTACGTCATGTGGAAGAACGTGGCGGCAGGTAGATATGATGACGATCGACGCTCGTCTAATTCACCGACTATCGCCCGTCGATCGCGCCATCACTATTCAGTCGATTGCGCCAAGGCTAATAAAGGTCTTTTCGCCGGAATCTTCGTACTAGTTCTCACCATTATTagtttgattcttttcttcgcCCTCATCAATAACCCCGAATACCGAGCGATGGCAATTATGGAAGTGGGAGCGGCCCGTTTCGTCCTCTTCTGTATGGCGTTCTTGGCCACAATCATCGGGATCGTCCAG GTCCGCGAATTGCGCTACGATTCGTCTCGCCATTTTGACCTCGACGATGTCCTCCTCATTTTCGGTCAAATCGGTCTGATGGCGTACAACATATTCACCGTTATCGCAGGCTATTATACAATTAACGAGGACGAGGATAGTGCTCTAGTGCTCCTCAGTGCTCTAGCCGCTCTTTTCCAG GCTGTAACTCAAACCATTTTCATCCTGGATGCGTCCCGCCGTAACACTTACTCGGCAGATCAACAGAATCGTAAACCTGGTCGCGAAGTCGTGACATTCCTCTTG GTGTGCAATTTCGCCATGTGGACCGTCAACACCTTAGAGAAATCGCGTGCAGATGTCAACCCCGTTCAACTCCAATTCTACGGTTTATGGCCGTGGATCATCATCATGAACGTGTGCATGCCATTGACCATTTTCTATCGATTCCATTCAACCGTCGTCCTTTGCGAGATTTGGAAACGATGCTACAAAGCCAAGCCAGATTACATGTGA
- the LOC124340876 gene encoding H(+)/Cl(-) exchange transporter 4-like: MSHSFRLTAAEVDSHQIPMMERAPFKTPAATFGSFPAAPGYQSVIEKENREGGQRVASISSPYPGPSHSVAMMTSSISSDEDMLDITTTGTTQERTSFDNESRSIASPAGLGEITAEDIPGIGQYDDFQTIDWQRDLARDRMHHRYIKKHKDESILSAVKAAHDAWSGWVCVLSVGVAVGAVASFIDIGTTWMTDLKYGICPDAFWFDREQCCWSSNQTSFSDNCSQWLTWPQLFGASDDSAGGYILSYLFYVLWAVSFGALAAILVRMFAPYASGGGIPEIKTILSGFIIRGFLGKWTLLIKSIGIMLAVAAGLSLGKEGPMVHIAICLGNIFSYLFPKYGRNEAKKREILSAAAAAGVSVAFGAPIGGVLFSLEEVSYYFPMKTLWRSFFCALIAAFIVRTINPYGNEHSVLFYVEYNKPWIFYELIPFTVLGILGGLIGTLFIRANVWWSRYRKGSRLGQYPVMEVLGITLINGILAYPNPYTRMSSTRLIYLLFSQCGVANTDDLCDYHRNVTDSSSAVEFIESGPGVYRALWMLALALIFKCVITVFTIGIKVPAGLYIPSLCMGAIMGRIVGIGMEQLAYHNPHSWIFHGECSAGGEDCITPGLYAMVGAAAVLGGITRMTVALVVIMFELTGGVRYIVPLMAAVMASKWVGDAFGKDGIYDAHIVLNGYPFLDNKEEFGHTTLAADVMQPKASKPLTVLTQDTTSLEGVEMLLKETDHNGFPVVVSRESQFLVGFVLRRDLSLAVANAKRTMEGLRDDSLVLFTPNIPSPWHGSPPLKLRRILDLAPITVTDHTPMETVIDMFRKLGLRQVLVTHNGRLLGIITKKDVLRHMKQMDSEDPDAVNAN; encoded by the exons ATGTCCCATTCATTTCGACTAACTGCTGCTGAGGTTGACTCGCACCAAATCCCTATGATGGAACGGGCACCTTTTAAGACACCTGCTGCAACATTTGGATCTTTTCCTGCTGCACCTGGCTATCAATCAGTCATTGAAAAg GAAAACCGAGAAGGCGGGCAGCGAGTGGCGAGTATTAGTTCTCCTTATCCCGGTCCATCACATTCAGTTGCAATGATGACCTCATCTATCAGTTCCGATGAAGACATGCTAGACATCACAACAACAGGAACAACTCAG GAGCGTACTTCGTTTGATAACGAATCTCGTAGCATTGCATCACCTGCCGGGTTAGGGGAAATAACAGCCGAAGATATACCCGGAATTGGTCAGTACGATGATTTTCAGACTATTGACTGGCAGCGCGATCTAGCTCGTGATAGAATGCACCACCGTTACATCAAGAAACACAAAGATGAATCGATTCTATCGGCTGTTAAAGCTGCTCATGATGCTTGGTCTGGCTGGGTTTGTGTTCTTTCTG TTGGTGTAGCCGTGGGTGCCGTAGCCTCGTTCATCGACATTGGAACAACCTGGATGACTGATCTGAAATATGGAATTTGTCCTGATGCGTTTTGGTTCGACCGAGAGCAGTGTTGTTGGTCGTCAAATCAAACATCATTTAGTGATAATTGTTCTCAG tgGTTGACTTGGCCACAGCTGTTTGGAGCATCAGACGACTCGGCCGGCGGATATATCCTTTCCTACCTATTTTACGTTTTGTGGGCCGTTTCGTTCGGTGCTCTTGCCGCTATCCTTGTGAGAATGTTTGCCCCTTACGCTTCCGGTGGGGGTATTCCAGAG ATCAAGACTATTTTGAGTGGTTTTATCATTCGAGGCTTCCTTGGCAAATGGACCCTTTTGATTAAATCAATAGGTATTATGCTAGCCGTAGCTGCCGGATTGAGCTTGGGTAAAGAGGGACCCATGGTTCATATTGCTATTTGTCTTG GCAACATATTTTCTTATCTGTTTCCAAAATATGGCCGGAATGAGGcaaaaaaacgtgaaatttTGTCAGCTGCAGCAGCTGCCGGAGTCTCCGTAGCATTTGGCGCGCCCATCGGTGGAGTTCTTTTCAGTTTGGAAGAG GTCAGTTACTATTTCCCGATGAAAACTCTGTGGCGTTCTTTTTTCTGCGCCTTGATTGCCGCTTTCATCGTTCGTACAATCAACCCGTACGGAAACGAGCATTCGGTACTTTTTTACGTCGAATATAACAAGCCTTGGATCTTCTATGAACTAATTCCGTTCACAGTGCTCGGTATTCTAGGG GGACTGATTGGTACTCTGTTTATTCGAGCGAATGTTTGGTGGTCTCGTTACCGCAAAGGATCTCGTCTTGGTCAATATCCAGTTATGGAAGTTTTGGGCATCACCCTTATCAACGGAATCTTGGCATATCCAAATCCCTACACTCGAATGAGCTCGACGCGCTTGATCTATTTACTGTTTAGTCAATGTGGTGTGGCCAACACCGACGACCTGTG CGATTACCACCGAAACGTCACCGATTCCAGCTCAGCCGTTGAATTTATAGAATCTGGTCCTGGAGTCTATCGTGCACTTTGGATGCTGGCCTTGGCCCTCATCTTCAAGTGTGTGATCACCGTTTTCACGATCGGCATCAAAGTACCAGCTGGTCTGTACATTCCTTCTCTTTGTATGGGAGCCATTATGGGACGCATTGTTGGGATCGGCATGGAACAACTGGCCTA TCATAATCCCCATAGTTGGATATTTCATGGCGAATGCTCCGCTGGAGGCGAAGATTGCATTACTCCCGGACTGTATGCCATGGTGGGAGCGGCAGCTGTCCTTGGGGGCATCACGCGGATGACAG TTGCTTTGGTGGTCATCATGTTTGAGCTTACGGGAGGTGTACGATACATTGTGCCGCTCATGGCTGCTGTAATGGCAAGCAAATGGGTGGGAGATGCCTTTGGCAAAGACGGCATTTATG ATGCCCATATCGTTCTAAATGGGTACCCGTTTTTGGACAACAAGGAAGAATTCGGTCACACCACATTAGCGGCGGACGTCATGCAACCCAA GGCTAGTAAGCCTCTGACTGTGTTGACGCAAGACACAACAAGCTTAGAAGGAGTCGAAATGTTGCTCAAAGAAACGGATCACAACGGATTTCCAGTCGTTGTGTCGAGAGAGTCACAGTTCCTTGTCGGCTTTGTTCTTCGGCGTGATCTGTCCCTTGCCGTCG cTAATGCCAAAAGGACCATGGAAGGACTGAGGGACGATTCACTAGTCTTATTCACACCTAATATCCCTTCACCTTGGCACGGATCACCGCCATTGAAGTTGAGACGCATTTTGGATCTAGCACCGATCACAGTGACGGATCACACGCCGATGGAAACCGTCATCGACATGTTCCGGAAACTCGGCTTACGTCAAGTCCTCGTCACACATAACGG gCGATTACTCGGCATAATAACCAAGAAGGACGTTCTACGGCACATGAAGCAAATGGATAGCGAAGATCCAGATGCAGTCAacgcaaactaa
- the LOC124340859 gene encoding uncharacterized protein LOC124340859, translating to MELLASLFNPIQMGHIRDVTKSVSLEDVAEVATSSFRSMGTTREDSLVFVLGLLNLGTVLCYAIYSQIFKPTRRGSSTMDENHFVMKKIQTILDELVLHVHTTTYYRSSFERNQELGKEFTSKRETSVRPRSSSDSSSIRSLFTIFDWPESVAYGEKEPPSIEQFESKRSSDDYENYLQREAKKMIQEWLSFLVQSTTNPFNSRTKRHTMIPFPNAFRRNATGRRRPWSPSSSIKKRIGTTMSTMAPISTWKPPSRALSKSSPTTSTAEPQPEWTLNHEAMSQLRRPQMKRLVAAATGAEADGRLLAAAQAAAVAAARPTSGGPDVSHPTHQEDVPVLPVLALFPHSTVSARGASSGQFKSGRATSSRSGLRLKNGSPEKPEDKSTTQPTTTTTTTTTTTAKTTTTTEEMKSQSEPRHIPSEFRQQMYNRNAGMMESDSPYDLEDSASDVHPIEEDGLIVRFMRLIQQTTPLAMDVLDVYKSRSNAKNSPQSSEPKCLERLLCQLNQDWKGRGSVPAAMAPFFSIAMGWLMDRSTTPNLSHILMAVRAGWIGKQCASLYPRCSNPGRPQWTVAPLHDDSLNLPSIGQPPVKVRPPLDFFAFTPTPSTTLLDSTLRPPSSSVRAIPSVKPKVPHPSESSDLRTTTSSSTANKKTSSTTDWVRESVQSDTNGVWDKHSIELGEEEQTTSALLSTSLQVDRNGEAGAPVSNGPADSVKPWGKPSRFSGVDDIELSDIVRGVYSTTTEKDHQLDEEEDEEYDGEEEEEEEIEEEEEDIEENEEDPNPSTKKPAAHYQEDSILHDLNRNHFVEKPVSENPAKIKDTYEEIQKKKTHRLEMVPNRSLVHPWLSEPVWVPENTWPTKTDGNRLRSDEENEDSGDRHRDRVSFGHEDAVKDVRLFDFAMQYLRDRSA from the exons ATGGAATTGCTGGCCAGTTTGTTCAACCCGATTCAGATGGGGCACATCAGAGATGTCACCAAGAGTGTCTCGCTGGAAGATGTGGCCGAAGTAGCCACGTCCAGCTTCCGCTCCATGGGCACGACTCGCGAAGACTCTCTCGTCTTCGTCCTGGGTCTCCTCAACCTTGGCACCGTCCTCTGCTACGCCATCTACTCGCAAATCTTCAAGCCGACCCGCCGCGGCTCCTCGACCATGGACGAGAACCACTTTGTCATGAAAAAGATCCAGACGATACTCGACGAGCTCGTCCTCCACGTCCACACCACCACCTACTACCGCAGTTCTTTCGAGAGGAACCAAGAGCTGGGCAAAGAATTCACCTCGAAACGGGAGACCAGCGTCCGACCCCGATCCTCCTCCGATTCCTCATCCATCCGGAGTCTTTTCACCATTTTCGATTGGCCGGAATCGGTCGCCTATGGCGAGAAAGAGCCGCCGTCGATTGAGCAATTTGAATCCAAGCGATCGTCGGATGACTATGAAAACTATCTGCAACGAGAGGCCAAGAAGATGATCCAAGAGTGGCTGTCATTTTTGGTCCAGTCGACCACAAATCCTTTCAACAGCCGGACAAAGCGCCACACGATGATTCCGTTCCCGAACGCGTTCCGGCGCAACGCCACTGGCCGACGTCGCCCGTGGTCGCCGTCTTCCTCAATCAAGAAGCGAATCGGGACGACAATGTCAACGATGGCGCCCATATCCACATGGAAGCCGCCGAGTCGCGCTCTGTCAAAATCGTCGCCAACGACGTCGACTGCTGAACCGCAACCGGAATGGACATTGAATCACGAGGCAATGTCTCAGCTCCGCCGACCGCAGATGAAACGGCTCGTTGCGGCTGCAACTGGTGCGGAAGCAGATGGCCGACTCCTGGCGGCTGCgcaagctgctgctgttgctgctgcaagGCCCACCTCTGGTGGACCGGACGTGTCTCATCCAACCCACCAAGAAGACGTTCCCGTTCTGCCTGTGCTGGCGCTTTTCCCACACAGCACCGTTAGTGCAAGAGGCGCCAGCAGCGGCCAATTCAAAAGCGGACGGGCCACCAGCAGCCGGAGTGGACTCAGGCTCAAGAATGGATCGCCGGAGAAGCCGGAAGACAAATCAACTACCCAGCCGactacaacgacgacgacgacgacaacaacaactgcaaaGACGACAACAACCACAGAGGAAATGAAATCACAATCGGAACCGAGACACATTCCTTCCGAATTCCGCCAGCAGATGTACAACCGGAATGCTGGAATGATGGAGTCGGATTCGCCCTACGACCTGGAAGACTCGGCTTCGGACGTTCACCCGATCGAAGAGGACGGCCTAATCGTTCGATTTATGCGCCTCATTCAGCAGACCACACCATTGGCCATGGACGTTTTGGACGTTTACAAGTCAAGGAGCAACGCCAAAAATTCGCCTCAATCATCTGAGCCTAAATGCCTGGAACGGCTCTTGTGTCAGCTCAATCAAGACTGGAAGGGCAGAGGTTCCGTTCCAGCAGCCATGGCCCCGTTCTTCag TATCGCGATGGGATGGTTGATGGACAGATCCACCACTCCGAATCTTTCTCACATTCTGATGGCCGTTCGGGCCGGTTGGATAGGCAAGCAATGCGCTTCTCTTTATCCTCGTTGCTCTAATCCCGGACGCCCTCAGTGGACTGTGGCCCCGTTGCACGATGACTCCCTGAACTTGCCCAGCATCGGCCAACCGCCCGTCAAAGTTCGACCGCCTCTTGATTTCTTCGCTTTCACTCCCACGCCTTCCACGACCCTCTTGGACAGCACATTGCGGCCACCTTCCTCTTCGGTGAGGGCGATTCCTTCAGTCAAACCAAAGGTTCCTCATCCGTCAGAATCGAGCGACTTGCGGACAACGACATCTTCATCGACGGCCAATAAGAAAACATCCTCGACCACTGACTGGGTCCGCGAGAGTGTCCAAAGTGATACGAACGGAGTCTGGGACAAGCATTCCATCGAACTGGGAGAAGAGGAGCAAACGACTTCCGCTCTGCTTAGCACTTCGCTGCAAGTCGACAGGAACGGAGAAGCAGGTGCCCCGGTCAGCAACGGACCGGCGGACAGCGTGAAACCGTGGGGCAAACCGAGCCGGTTCTCAGGCGTGGACGACATCGAGCTTAGCGATATTGTGCGAGGCGTGTACTCGACAACGACAGAAAAGGATCACCAGCTGGATGaagaggaagacgaagaaTATGACggcgaagaggaggaagaagaagagatagaagaagaagaagaggacatTGAAGAAAACGAAGAGGATCCAAATCCATCCACCAAGAAACCGGCAGCGCATTACCAAGAGGACAGCATCCTTCACGATTTGAATAGGAATCATTTCGTTGAGAAACCAGTGTCGGAAAATCCCGCCAAAATCAAGGACACCTACGAAG aaattcaaaagaaaaaaacgcatcgacttgaaatggttccAAATAGAAGCCTAGTTCATCCGTGGCTATCGGAACCAGTTTGGGTACCGGAAAACACTTGGCCGACCAAGACTGATGGTAATCGCCTCCGATcggatgaagaaaatgaagactcCGGCGATCGACATCGCGACAGAGTATCATTTGGTCACGAG GATGCCGTGAAAGACGTcagattatttgattttgcgaTGCAATATCTACGAGATCGATCGGCGTAA